GCCAATGTATTCACAATCATCTGTGGCACAAAAAACAGCATCGCTGCCAAGACTGCGGCTAAGAATACTGGCAAAGTCTCATAACTATTCTGCTGCGCGGCATTAGCACGTGCCGCAGCGCCTGTCGTGCCTTGTAAAAACTCTCGCGGATGGGCATTATCAGCCAAATTAAAACCGCCGAGCATTTTTGCAGTCAATGCCATTGTTAATGGCAACAGACTTGCTACCACCATTGCCCAAATGGCTGATGCTGCGGTATCAGAGACCAATCCTAAGAATAAATTCATCAATATACTCGCCTTTATCCTGCGATAACTTCAAAGTCATGCGTCACATTGACTCCGCCTTGTACCAGCATTCGGCTGGCTGAGCAGTATTTTTCTGCGGATAATTTGATGGCTTTTTCTACTTGGCTGTCTTTGACATCTTGTCCCGTCACCACAAAATGCATATGGATATCAGTATAGACAGCCGGTACGGTTTCAGCACGTTGAGCAGTCAATTCACAACGTACGTCAGTCACTTCTTGACGTGATTTCTGTAGAATTGCCACTACATCATAGCTGGCACAACCACCCAATCCCAATAAGATAAGCTCCATAGGGCTTGCGCCTTTTTCTTTATCGGCATCGATTTGCACATTGTGACCTGATGGCGATACACCCATAAAAGCTTTGTTTTCTTGCCATGTAACGCTTGCTTTAGATTCTGACATGTTTGATGACCCTTGTTTTATTTGATAATAAATTTTTATTGATGCAATATCTGAGAGTATTTTGATCAATCTGATATTTTATTGTTGATTTAGATAAGCAGAATATGACTAGTGTAGCATAAGCTAAAACGAGATTTTATGAATCAAAAACTTGTGTCATTGCTTGGATTACCAAGTTATAGTTGAAATACTTTAAAGTCGCTACAGTACTACTGGTGTAAATTTTTTGCAGCCTCTGTCTGCGTAGGCACAGCAAGCAAGAAAAATTTGCACCAGTAGTACGTGTTGTATCGATATTACTTTTCACCGACTATAGTGCTAAAAGTCATTACCCCCTAAAGCATCAGCATTGATAACGATACAGCCTTGCTGGAAACATACAAAAGTCTGCTTAAAAAGACCTATATAACCTCTTGATCTTAAATCATTAAAGCTGTGAAACATTTTATAGCAAAATACTGTTACACATTTTGCTTGTTTCTTGGTTTAATAACGGTAATGAATCTTATTTTGTCAAAGTATCGATAACAGTTACCCTATAATAATTACGATTGCTGTTACTGTACATTGTTGAAATAAGCTATTTTTGAACATTTTAAAAGGTTAAGTCATGATAGATGCAGACGGCTTTCGTGCCAATGTCGGCATCATCTTGGCAAATACACAAGGGCAAGTCCTGTGGGCAAAACGTATTGGTCACAACGCTTGGCAGTTCCCTCAAGGCGGTATCGACCGTGGGGAGACGCCGATGGATGCGATGTATCGCGAGCTCTGGGAAGAGGTCGGTCTACATCCACGCCATGTCGATCTGTTGGCGGTCACGCAAGATTGGTTGCGCTATCGTCTGCCAAAACGCTACGTGCGTCATGGGCAGTACCCTTTGTGTATTGGGCAAAAACAAAAATGGTTTTTGCTACGCTTAGATGAGCCGAATACTCAACATATCCGCTTTGATGAGGGGAAAGCAGAGTTTGATAACTGGCAATGGGTCAGCTACTGGTATCCACTTGGACAAGTGATTCACTTTAAACGCGGAGTATATCGTCGCGCCTTGCAAGAATTGGTACCTGAACTACCGCTCCAACAAGGACTTATTATTCCAGAACAAAACAATCATTTGCTCCAATTCTGATTTTTAAAACACGCGGATGCTTTTATTTTCTAGCATACAATACGAGAAAGCCTGTATCACTGGATACAGGCTTTCTCGTATTGACGATTGCTAAAATTATGGCTTAATAGCAATTTTCAATACGCCATCACGCTGATGCATAAATAAGTCATAGGCTTCTACAATGTCGTCTAGGGCGTAAGTATGAGTCACCATTTCAGAGAAATCGACACGACCTGATTCTACTACATTCAGGAGACGACGCATACGCTCTTTACCCCCTGGACACAAGGCTGTGCGGATAGTGTGGTCACCAAGACCAGAAGCAAAGTATGCCATCGGGATTTTTAAGTCTGCGGAGTAAACGCCGAGGCTTGATAAGGTACCGCCTGGCTTTAATACCTTAATCCCTTGCTCAAACGTGGATTGTAAGCCCAGTGCTTCAATACTGCTATCAACACCACGGCCACCAGTGATTTTCATAATCTCGTCAACAACATCAACTTCTTTAAAGTTGAGGGTAATATCTGCCCCCAGTTTTTTAGACATGGCTAAGCGCTCATTGTTACCATCAATGGCGATGATGGTCGAGGCGCCTCTCAGTTTTGCGCCAGCGGTCGCGCACAAGCCGATTGGCCCTTGCGCGAATATAGCAACGATATCGCCAATTTTGATATTGGCGTTTTCTGCGCCCTTAAAGCCAGTTGACATGATGTCTGGACACATCAGTACCTGCTCATCGGTCAGACCATCAGGTACAGGCGCTAAGTTAGCCTGCGCATCGGGCACTAAAACGTATTCTGCTTGTGTGCCATCAATGATGTTGCCAAAGCGCCAACCGCCAGTTGCTTTATAGCCGTGGCAAGCACACGTGCCATCTGGCTGAATGTAACCGCCATCTTGTGAAGGGAATCCATCTTGGCTGGCATAAGAGGTAAAACTTGGGCAAATTGCACCAGCGATGACGCGCTGACCTTCTTGATAACCCATTACCGCACTACCGAGCTTTTCGATAATACCGACTGGCTCATGACCAATGGTTAGTCCTTTGGCAACAGGATACTCACCCTTAAAAATATGAATATCTGTACCACAAATAGTGGTTGTGGTGATCTTTATTAGTGCATCATTTGGACCCACATCGGGGATTTTTTTCTCAGCAACTTCAATTTTACCTGGCTCAATAAATATTAGTGACTTCATCATACTCATGTCATACTCCTTGTTTTAACACTTATTTAGTCCGTACTGGTTATCAATCATTACGTTAGAGATTAGTAGCAAATTTTAGCAATCTACTCATTTAGTCTATGCTATAAAAATGGCAATTTAAAGTAAAAATCCACAATTTTTTTAAGGAATTTACGCTTACCTGTTGTTTTAATGTTAAATTAAAATTGAGTGTCACTAAAAGTAAATGAAATTTTTTATTTACTGGTTACTGATGTGATGTCGATATGCCCGACTGTTTAGTCGAGCCGTATAATTGGCTTGCGAGCTGGTAGACTGCGCATCATGACTTACCGTTAAAATACTTTGAGTACGTGTGCCGTAAATTGGCATCGTCACCTTAAGCCCTGTTAAAGCCACAGGCTCAATATAAATAGCGGATAATGCATGCTCAAGGTCAATATCGACTCCGGTATCGGGCAGCTCATCTGTTGGCGCTGGAGTAGTATCAGACAGTACAGCAAAGGCCGCGTCTTGCCAATACTCAGGTATCCCGTCCTCGCTAATCAGTGGCAGCACTTCTTGACGAAATCTGGCACGTAATCGCTCTGTTTTAAACCAAGCCTCTTCCGGCTGTCCATTAGAGAATACGTGTAGCCCTGCATATAGTGGCGTGGGCGCATGACCGCGATTATTGACGATTACGGCCTGCTTGGCATCACCAACAATCAAATTAAAGCCAGCATAATCTTGTAGGTTAATTTGCCGTGCAAACGCTATTGGACTCAGGGTGCTGGTCAAAAAATCAGTCACTAGCACCCCCCGTGAGCGCTCATTCGTACTTGCCTGCACACCATCGCGAAAATTCAGTACTGCCGCCCAGCGTCCATTTTGGTGATAGCATTCATGTTGGCTATTGTTTGCGTTATCATTTTGACTGTCAGTCGTTTGTCGCGATGGAGACATCGGTTGCTGATGAATACCCAACCATGTGCCG
This window of the Psychrobacter arcticus 273-4 genome carries:
- a CDS encoding MAPEG family protein, with amino-acid sequence MNLFLGLVSDTAASAIWAMVVASLLPLTMALTAKMLGGFNLADNAHPREFLQGTTGAAARANAAQQNSYETLPVFLAAVLAAMLFFVPQMIVNTLAWLYVLIRIGFCVAYITNLAMFRSILWGLSIACCLMLFYLSIRISM
- a CDS encoding OsmC family protein, with amino-acid sequence MSESKASVTWQENKAFMGVSPSGHNVQIDADKEKGASPMELILLGLGGCASYDVVAILQKSRQEVTDVRCELTAQRAETVPAVYTDIHMHFVVTGQDVKDSQVEKAIKLSAEKYCSASRMLVQGGVNVTHDFEVIAG
- a CDS encoding RNA pyrophosphohydrolase codes for the protein MIDADGFRANVGIILANTQGQVLWAKRIGHNAWQFPQGGIDRGETPMDAMYRELWEEVGLHPRHVDLLAVTQDWLRYRLPKRYVRHGQYPLCIGQKQKWFLLRLDEPNTQHIRFDEGKAEFDNWQWVSYWYPLGQVIHFKRGVYRRALQELVPELPLQQGLIIPEQNNHLLQF
- a CDS encoding NAD(P)-dependent alcohol dehydrogenase; translation: MSMMKSLIFIEPGKIEVAEKKIPDVGPNDALIKITTTTICGTDIHIFKGEYPVAKGLTIGHEPVGIIEKLGSAVMGYQEGQRVIAGAICPSFTSYASQDGFPSQDGGYIQPDGTCACHGYKATGGWRFGNIIDGTQAEYVLVPDAQANLAPVPDGLTDEQVLMCPDIMSTGFKGAENANIKIGDIVAIFAQGPIGLCATAGAKLRGASTIIAIDGNNERLAMSKKLGADITLNFKEVDVVDEIMKITGGRGVDSSIEALGLQSTFEQGIKVLKPGGTLSSLGVYSADLKIPMAYFASGLGDHTIRTALCPGGKERMRRLLNVVESGRVDFSEMVTHTYALDDIVEAYDLFMHQRDGVLKIAIKP
- a CDS encoding NRDE family protein, producing the protein MCIVAIAWQLFDELPLVLLSNRDEFLQRPTEALHQWLDKPIYAGRDSQGGGTWLGIHQQPMSPSRQTTDSQNDNANNSQHECYHQNGRWAAVLNFRDGVQASTNERSRGVLVTDFLTSTLSPIAFARQINLQDYAGFNLIVGDAKQAVIVNNRGHAPTPLYAGLHVFSNGQPEEAWFKTERLRARFRQEVLPLISEDGIPEYWQDAAFAVLSDTTPAPTDELPDTGVDIDLEHALSAIYIEPVALTGLKVTMPIYGTRTQSILTVSHDAQSTSSQANYTARLNSRAYRHHISNQ